From Microbacterium croceum, a single genomic window includes:
- a CDS encoding FAD-binding oxidoreductase has protein sequence MSRFTAFDDVRGALTGSLILPSDDGYDEARRPWNLAIAQHPAVVATPADVSDLRMLLGAAADLGVQIAVQPGGHGASGDLADALLVRMSGFDALDIDLTRGTAVIGAGVRWGRVVDALEGTGWVAPAGTSPVVTATGYTLGGGHSWFSRTAGLGSDNLRAAWVLRTDGTHERVDDETDPDLMWALRGAGGVVGIVTAIEIDLVPAPSLWGATLVFDAADAPAVLRAVRDLSADAPPTLNVFTNSMRMPDAPPLPPEIRGQSFVMVQALSTEGSADAFLTAIRSAGTVRRDQSGATSPALLSAQSNEPTDPTPSRGASVALRTLDDAVIDELIAYRDRPDQASIIGIDIRMLGGALDAPRRPGFASLQGVGWIVYALAPLFPGAPSEPGDASLSGLRALLAPSAAERTVPTFLSPGRTLEQAAPASEVARLREIREKSDPSALLHEGRLPR, from the coding sequence ATGTCCCGTTTCACTGCATTCGACGACGTCCGCGGCGCGCTGACAGGATCCCTGATCCTTCCCTCCGACGACGGATACGACGAGGCGCGCCGCCCCTGGAATCTCGCCATCGCGCAGCATCCCGCCGTCGTGGCGACGCCCGCCGATGTGTCGGATCTGCGCATGCTCCTGGGGGCAGCGGCCGACCTCGGTGTGCAGATCGCGGTCCAGCCGGGCGGTCATGGGGCTTCAGGCGACCTCGCCGATGCGCTGCTGGTGCGCATGTCGGGCTTCGACGCGCTCGACATCGACCTCACGCGGGGAACGGCCGTCATCGGCGCCGGTGTGCGCTGGGGCCGGGTGGTCGACGCCCTCGAGGGAACGGGATGGGTGGCGCCCGCCGGCACGAGTCCCGTGGTCACCGCGACGGGCTACACGCTGGGCGGTGGGCATTCGTGGTTCAGCCGCACAGCGGGACTCGGATCCGACAACCTGCGCGCGGCGTGGGTGCTGCGCACGGATGGCACGCACGAGCGCGTCGACGACGAGACCGATCCCGATCTGATGTGGGCACTGCGCGGTGCCGGGGGTGTCGTCGGCATCGTCACCGCGATCGAGATCGACCTGGTCCCGGCCCCGTCGCTGTGGGGTGCGACGCTGGTGTTCGACGCGGCAGATGCACCCGCCGTGCTGCGTGCGGTGCGTGACCTCTCTGCCGACGCGCCCCCGACGCTGAACGTCTTCACGAACTCGATGCGCATGCCCGACGCGCCTCCGCTGCCGCCGGAGATCCGCGGACAGAGCTTCGTGATGGTGCAGGCTCTCTCGACGGAGGGCAGCGCAGACGCATTCCTCACGGCGATCCGGTCCGCCGGCACCGTGCGCCGAGACCAGTCCGGAGCGACCTCGCCGGCCCTCCTGAGCGCGCAGTCGAACGAGCCGACCGATCCGACGCCCAGCCGCGGAGCATCCGTGGCCCTGCGCACGCTCGACGATGCCGTGATCGACGAGTTGATCGCGTACCGCGATCGACCGGACCAGGCGTCGATCATCGGCATCGACATCCGCATGCTCGGCGGAGCACTCGATGCGCCGCGTCGGCCCGGCTTCGCCTCGCTGCAGGGGGTGGGGTGGATCGTCTACGCGCTTGCGCCGCTGTTCCCCGGCGCGCCGAGCGAACCGGGAGACGCCAGCCTGTCCGGTCTCCGTGCGCTCCTCGCGCCGAGCGCTGCCGAGCGCACGGTACCGACCTTTCTCAGTCCGGGGCGCACGCTCGAGCAGGCTGCCCCGGCGAGCGAGGTCGCGCGGCTTCGCGAGATACGCGAGAAGTCCGACCCTTCTGCGCTGCTCCACGAAGGGCGGCTGCCACGCTGA
- a CDS encoding serine hydrolase domain-containing protein yields MTRAETIRDRIVQETASTGFGAHGLHVLIGADTATHRWTPDIREDIHSVAKGICVMAAAIAAEEGYISFDAPVAAYLKGFALGDGVDQVTLRHLLTMTSGIDLPWSETMMTDWPDLASEFLGRPTPGRRFQYSNASTYTAMRVIETQVGDVAAYLEPRLFAPLGLTQVPWERCPNGRIVAGGGVALRTEEMARLGRLIRDRGVWEGRQLVAPAWIDAMHSDWVVAGESPGYDRYALAGWGGPGDAWRLHGAYGQLLIFTADAVVTITADDHFGADAMVAFVVETLAS; encoded by the coding sequence GTGACCCGTGCTGAGACGATCCGTGACCGCATCGTGCAGGAAACAGCTTCGACCGGATTCGGGGCACACGGCCTCCACGTGCTGATCGGTGCGGACACGGCCACGCACCGATGGACCCCCGACATCCGAGAGGACATCCACTCGGTGGCGAAGGGCATCTGCGTCATGGCGGCCGCGATCGCCGCCGAGGAAGGGTACATCTCCTTCGACGCACCGGTCGCGGCGTATCTGAAGGGCTTCGCGCTCGGTGACGGGGTCGATCAGGTCACGCTCCGCCACCTGCTCACGATGACGAGCGGCATCGACCTCCCCTGGTCGGAGACGATGATGACCGACTGGCCCGACCTCGCGTCGGAGTTCCTCGGGCGGCCAACGCCGGGGCGGCGCTTCCAGTACTCGAACGCGAGCACCTATACCGCCATGCGCGTCATCGAGACGCAGGTCGGCGATGTCGCGGCCTACCTCGAACCCCGACTGTTCGCCCCGCTCGGATTGACGCAGGTCCCGTGGGAGCGATGCCCGAACGGCCGGATCGTCGCCGGTGGCGGCGTGGCTCTGCGGACAGAGGAGATGGCCCGCCTCGGGCGACTGATCCGAGATCGCGGTGTCTGGGAGGGGCGTCAGCTGGTCGCGCCGGCGTGGATCGATGCCATGCACTCCGACTGGGTGGTCGCGGGTGAGAGCCCGGGGTACGACCGCTACGCGCTTGCCGGCTGGGGTGGACCCGGCGACGCCTGGCGACTCCACGGCGCCTATGGTCAGCTGCTCATCTTCACGGCTGACGCAGTGGTGACCATCACTGCCGACGACCACTTCGGCGCCGACGCGATGGTGGCTTTCGTGGTCGAGACGCTCGCCTCCTGA
- the efeB gene encoding iron uptake transporter deferrochelatase/peroxidase subunit encodes MNESGTDAAAEEASSAEQAAASAPAGLSRRGLLGLAIGGGVAGLAVGAGAGLAGGVALGRARAAADAQDPYAFFGDHQAGITTAVQDHLHFASFDMMPRTDRDDLISLLQDWSYAASRMTQGLEVSATGAVGGPAEQPPEDTGEALGLPAAGLTITFGFGPGLFENEDGDRYGIAALRPKGLERLPAFLGDDLDPQGSHGDLCIQACADDPQVAVHAIRNLSRLAFGRARLRWSQLGFGKTSRTTATAATPRNLFGFKDGTANILADDQKALDAHVWVADEDEPSWLAGGSYLVARKIAMLIETWDRVRLAEQDTIVGRDKGEGAPLSGGDEFTAPNFSGTSIDANSHVRLAHPEQNDGIRILRRGYNYVDGNNDLGRLDAGLFFLSYQRDPAHFITLQRRLSTDLMNEYIRHVGSGIWAIPRGARPGSYVGAELFA; translated from the coding sequence GTGAATGAATCAGGAACGGATGCCGCGGCCGAAGAAGCGTCGAGCGCGGAGCAGGCTGCGGCATCCGCTCCGGCCGGTCTGAGCAGGCGGGGTCTGCTCGGACTCGCGATCGGCGGTGGAGTCGCGGGGCTCGCCGTCGGTGCGGGAGCCGGACTCGCCGGTGGAGTCGCGCTAGGGAGGGCGCGGGCCGCGGCGGACGCGCAGGACCCCTACGCCTTCTTCGGCGACCATCAGGCCGGAATCACGACTGCGGTGCAGGATCATCTGCACTTCGCGTCGTTCGACATGATGCCGCGCACCGACCGCGACGACCTGATCTCTCTCCTGCAGGACTGGTCGTACGCGGCGTCTCGCATGACCCAGGGCCTCGAAGTCAGTGCGACGGGTGCTGTCGGCGGTCCGGCGGAGCAGCCGCCGGAGGACACCGGCGAAGCGCTGGGCCTGCCCGCAGCGGGGCTCACGATCACCTTCGGCTTCGGTCCTGGACTGTTCGAGAACGAAGACGGCGACCGGTATGGAATCGCGGCGCTGCGCCCGAAAGGTCTCGAGCGACTTCCCGCCTTCCTTGGCGACGACCTCGATCCGCAGGGTTCGCACGGCGACCTGTGCATCCAGGCCTGTGCGGACGACCCGCAGGTGGCGGTGCACGCGATCCGCAATCTCAGCCGGCTCGCGTTCGGGCGTGCGCGACTGCGCTGGTCGCAGCTCGGTTTCGGCAAGACCTCGCGCACGACCGCGACCGCCGCGACTCCACGCAATCTGTTCGGCTTCAAGGACGGTACTGCGAACATCCTGGCCGACGACCAGAAGGCGCTGGACGCGCACGTCTGGGTGGCGGATGAGGACGAGCCGAGCTGGCTCGCCGGCGGGTCGTATCTCGTCGCCCGCAAGATCGCGATGCTGATCGAGACCTGGGATCGGGTGCGTCTCGCCGAGCAGGACACGATCGTCGGCCGAGACAAGGGGGAGGGCGCTCCGCTCTCCGGAGGCGACGAGTTCACGGCGCCGAACTTCAGCGGGACATCGATCGACGCGAACAGCCACGTCAGGCTCGCGCATCCGGAGCAGAACGACGGTATCCGCATCCTCCGCCGCGGCTACAACTACGTCGACGGCAACAACGACCTCGGGCGTCTGGACGCCGGACTCTTCTTCCTGTCATACCAGCGGGATCCGGCGCACTTCATCACACTGCAGCGGCGCCTGTCAACGGACCTGATGAACGAGTACATCCGCCACGTCGGATCAGGCATCTGGGCGATTCCGCGTGGGGCGCGGCCGGGTTCCTATGTCGGCGCCGAGCTGTTCGCCTAG
- a CDS encoding LLM class flavin-dependent oxidoreductase: MSEQSGAQAMQFGIMSVSDITRDPTTGVTPSEQERIKATLAIAKHSEEVGLDVFAIGEHHNPPFWSSSPTTFLAALAAQTERLIVSTSTTLITTNDPVRIAEEYSMLQHVSDGRMDLMLGRGNTGPVYPWFGQDIRQGLPLAIENYALLHKLWREDVVDWEGKFRTPLQGFTSTPRPLDGVAPFVWHGSIRTPEIAEQAAYYGDGFFANNIFWPKEHYQRLIELYRQRYAHYGHGTPEQAIVGLGGQVFMAAKSQDAVNEFRPYFDNAPVYGHGPSMEDFTEMTPLTVGSPQQVIDRYAAMREHYGDYQRQLFLIDHAGLPLKTVLEQLDILGSEVVPVLRKELAKDRPAAVPDAPTHAARVKAEFGDGPTRQARPGANRGDNLTGDSPYQDTPAPAGAAFGLSRKEA, from the coding sequence ATGAGCGAGCAGTCAGGCGCGCAGGCGATGCAGTTCGGCATCATGTCGGTCAGCGACATCACCCGCGATCCCACCACGGGAGTCACGCCCAGCGAGCAGGAGCGGATCAAGGCCACCCTGGCCATCGCGAAGCACAGCGAAGAGGTGGGCCTCGACGTGTTCGCGATCGGCGAGCACCACAACCCGCCGTTCTGGTCGTCCAGCCCCACGACGTTCCTCGCCGCCCTCGCCGCGCAGACCGAGCGTCTGATCGTCTCGACGTCCACGACGCTGATCACCACGAACGACCCGGTGCGCATCGCCGAGGAGTACTCGATGCTCCAGCACGTCTCCGACGGTCGCATGGACCTCATGCTCGGTCGCGGCAACACCGGACCGGTCTACCCCTGGTTCGGACAGGACATCCGCCAGGGACTCCCGCTCGCGATCGAGAACTACGCCCTGCTGCACAAGCTGTGGCGGGAGGACGTGGTCGACTGGGAGGGCAAGTTCCGCACCCCGCTGCAGGGGTTCACCTCGACGCCCCGTCCGCTCGACGGCGTCGCGCCCTTCGTGTGGCACGGCTCCATCCGCACGCCGGAGATCGCCGAGCAGGCTGCGTACTATGGCGACGGCTTCTTCGCGAACAACATCTTCTGGCCCAAGGAGCACTACCAGCGTCTGATCGAGCTCTACCGTCAGCGCTACGCCCACTACGGTCATGGCACGCCGGAGCAGGCGATCGTCGGGCTCGGCGGTCAGGTGTTCATGGCGGCGAAGTCGCAGGACGCCGTGAACGAGTTCCGGCCGTACTTCGACAACGCTCCCGTCTACGGCCACGGCCCGAGCATGGAGGACTTCACCGAGATGACGCCGCTCACCGTGGGCTCGCCCCAGCAGGTGATCGACCGCTACGCCGCGATGCGCGAGCACTATGGTGACTACCAGCGTCAGCTCTTCCTGATCGATCACGCCGGCCTGCCGCTGAAGACGGTGCTGGAGCAGCTCGACATCCTGGGGTCCGAGGTCGTACCGGTGCTGCGTAAGGAGCTGGCGAAGGATCGTCCGGCCGCGGTTCCCGACGCTCCGACCCACGCCGCGCGCGTGAAGGCGGAGTTCGGCGACGGCCCCACCCGCCAGGCGCGTCCCGGTGCGAATCGCGGAGACAACCTGACCGGGGACTCGCCCTACCAGGACACGCCCGCCCCCGCGGGCGCCGCGTTCGGTCTCAGCCGGAAGGAGGCCTGA
- a CDS encoding FMN reductase, which translates to MATRRIAVISAGLSNPSSTRMLADRLAAETVKALAGHDIEASVDVIELRDYAHDITNNLLTGFAPPALETAINTVVSADALIAVTPIFSTSYSGLFKSFIDVLDPDALTGKPVLIGANAGTARHSLAIDYAIRPLFAYLHAEAVSTGVFAASSDWGGAGDDVAPLAKRVEKGARELAEAIARRETAAVVDPYDPATYLGEGRSFGHMLGGLAGE; encoded by the coding sequence ATGGCCACCCGCCGCATCGCGGTGATCTCCGCGGGGCTCTCGAATCCTTCCTCGACGCGGATGCTGGCTGACCGCCTCGCGGCCGAGACCGTGAAGGCGCTCGCCGGGCACGACATCGAGGCCAGCGTCGACGTGATCGAGCTGCGCGACTACGCACACGACATCACGAACAACCTGCTCACCGGGTTCGCGCCGCCCGCACTGGAGACCGCGATCAACACCGTGGTCTCCGCGGACGCGCTGATCGCCGTCACGCCGATCTTCTCCACGAGTTACAGCGGGTTGTTCAAGTCGTTCATCGACGTGCTCGACCCCGATGCGCTCACCGGGAAGCCCGTGCTCATCGGCGCCAATGCGGGGACGGCGCGGCATTCGCTCGCGATCGACTACGCCATCCGTCCGTTGTTCGCCTACCTGCACGCCGAGGCCGTGTCGACGGGCGTCTTCGCCGCGTCGAGCGACTGGGGCGGGGCAGGGGATGATGTGGCACCGCTCGCGAAGCGTGTCGAGAAGGGCGCACGCGAGCTCGCCGAGGCGATTGCACGCCGAGAGACCGCGGCCGTGGTCGACCCCTACGACCCGGCGACCTACCTCGGTGAAGGGCGCTCCTTCGGCCACATGCTCGGCGGTCTCGCGGGCGAGTGA
- a CDS encoding acyltransferase family protein, with amino-acid sequence MNSAGADIAGPPTGAGSAAKPRRRVPFWDNARYLCIVLVVLGHAIQRLIYDSDIAFAFYLTLYAFHMPAFAIISGYFSKSGSPTKTQMARVITDILVPYVIFELLWTLTKWLVEGQANPNITQPSWTLWFLLALGIFRLVLPYLALLRWPLAWTVLISLGVGYLPNVDSTFSLSRTLGLLPFFALGWWLREHDIVRRFRLLDLRPWWVRAVAIGVIAATGWAAWNWLPVWQAADLRHWLFYEDSYADLGGEQWWAGGVRLALMVLAVVLSTAFFALIPRGTHWWTKFGQYTMYVFLLHSFVLYPFRETGVLRDLEPTWLWLPLVTVLSVLVALALATAPVRRVFRPLVEPRPKWLFADPALASREGSRNDPTGARRPRR; translated from the coding sequence ATGAACAGCGCCGGCGCGGACATCGCAGGACCACCGACGGGCGCGGGCTCCGCTGCCAAGCCGCGGCGCCGCGTGCCCTTCTGGGACAACGCACGCTACCTGTGCATCGTGCTCGTCGTGCTCGGGCACGCGATCCAGCGCCTCATCTACGACTCCGACATCGCGTTCGCCTTCTATCTCACGCTGTACGCGTTCCATATGCCGGCGTTCGCGATCATCTCCGGCTACTTCTCCAAGTCGGGCTCGCCCACCAAGACGCAGATGGCCAGGGTGATCACCGACATCCTCGTGCCGTACGTGATCTTCGAACTGCTCTGGACCCTGACGAAGTGGCTGGTGGAGGGTCAGGCGAACCCGAACATCACGCAGCCGTCCTGGACGCTGTGGTTCCTGCTCGCGCTCGGGATCTTCCGCCTGGTGCTCCCCTATCTGGCGCTGCTGCGCTGGCCGTTGGCCTGGACCGTGCTGATATCCCTCGGAGTCGGCTACCTGCCCAACGTGGACAGCACCTTCTCGTTGTCCCGCACCCTCGGACTCCTGCCCTTCTTCGCCCTCGGGTGGTGGCTGCGCGAGCACGACATCGTCCGCCGCTTCCGACTTCTGGATCTCCGTCCGTGGTGGGTGCGCGCAGTCGCGATCGGCGTGATCGCCGCCACCGGGTGGGCCGCCTGGAACTGGCTACCCGTCTGGCAGGCTGCCGACTTGCGCCACTGGTTGTTCTACGAGGACTCCTATGCCGACCTCGGAGGCGAGCAGTGGTGGGCCGGCGGCGTCCGCCTCGCGCTGATGGTGCTCGCCGTCGTGCTGAGCACGGCGTTCTTCGCACTGATCCCGCGGGGAACGCACTGGTGGACGAAGTTCGGGCAGTACACGATGTACGTGTTCCTCCTGCACTCCTTCGTCCTCTACCCCTTCCGCGAGACCGGGGTGCTGCGCGACCTGGAGCCGACCTGGCTCTGGCTGCCGCTCGTCACCGTGCTCTCGGTGCTCGTCGCGCTGGCACTGGCCACCGCGCCCGTACGACGCGTGTTCCGGCCGCTCGTCGAACCGCGACCGAAGTGGCTGTTCGCCGACCCTGCCCTCGCCTCACGAGAGGGCAGCCGGAACGATCCCACCGGGGCACGCCGACCGCGCCGATGA